The genomic region GGAGCCCTGCCCCCCGCTTTGACTCAGGTGAGTCTGATAGCTTCCATCCCAGTCACCCTCCGGCACATCCTCGACCACTCCTGAAAGCGAGTAGGAAGCACGAGTTCGGAAAAGTGATCGATATCCAATCCCGAGTCTCCAGTCCTTCGGAAGAGCCAGAGTAAACTGGAAGGCCGGGAAATCCTGCCTTCCCTCCTTCCAGGTTCCTCCGATCGTGTCCCGACTTGCAATCCGAAACTGCAGGACGCTGGCATAAGTCACTCCATCGAGCGAGGCCAGAAGGGCCGGGTTTGAGGGAAGCCCGCTGGCAAGATCCCAGCGCGCTTCTGCGCTTCCGCCCAGAGCAAGGTCGTGGGCGTCTCCGTTGAGAAGCATTTCGCCGGGCAGTTGAAGTTCGATCGGACTTTCGGCAAGAGCAAGGGAGGCTACGGCAAGGAGGAGGAGGAAGAACCTAGTCAAAATCAGGCCTCCCCGTACTGAAGACTTCCAGCCTCGGACTCAGCCCGGGGCCTTCCTGGTGCCATCGGAACGATCGCAGGCGTTCGTCTAATCCGTTCAGTTCCAGAATCAGACCGTGATTGTCCGCTTCCCCGTGAATCCAGTCCTGCAGCCAGGATGTGATGGTCAGCACCAAAGGATCCTGGAGCTGTGACGAGGAGGTATAGAGGTCTACCGAACTTTGAAGAACTCTTGCATCCTCCGGAAGCAGCGGCGAAGAATGATCCAGGGAGTCAAGCGGAGCGAGAAGGCGAAGACTGATTCCCCAAGGCCCGTCTTCCTCGGGTCCGACCCCGAAGGTGGCCAGAGAGTCCGGGTAGAGTGAAAGGCGCGCACCAAGAACCACGATGCTCGAATCTAGCAGGCTTTCTGGCAGATCCAGTTCAAGGTGGCAGTATCGGGGAAGTCCGCTGGCCAGTTCCAGCGTAGCATCGGCTTCAGAACTTCGGCCGAGAGCCAGACCGTTTCTTTCGCAATCCTTGTTCCAGTCCGGTGTGTCTCCCCCATCCGTTTCATACTGAATCTTCAGGGAAGCCCTGGTCGCCGAAGCTTCTTCGGAATCGGCATCATGAGCAAGAGAGGAAATCGCATAGATCCGGAGAATCCCGTCGTCGCTGTCCTGGGCGAGTTCCAGAGCGATATGAACTTCCTCCCCCACGGCACTCGAATCGACCCAGGCCTGCACACTGTCGAGAGGAAGAGGAATCCCGTAGAGCGTCTGATAGTCGGTAATCCGGAAATACTCGTCGCTGATCGCCCAGGCATCCAAAGCCTCCAGAGACTCCAGAGGTTCTTCCGGATCCGGCCAGGAGGAAAGACGAAGAAGGCGAACCTGCAGGTCGCGTTCAATGTGAGGATTGTCCCAGGGGGCATCTTCTTCCACGGGCCAGAACTGCGGTGGTAGATGGAGAAGCAGTCCGGCCTGCAGAAGGGATGAGGGCGAACCTGCGAAATCGTCCAAGTGAAAACTGAAAAGGGGCTCGGAGTGAAATCCGCTCACACTGTCTCGCCCACAAAAGAGCATTGTGGGATTGAAGAGGGGAAGCGGCTCATCCCATGAGAAGATGGAACTGACCAAAGTGGAGTCCACCATCCGTTCCACCACAGGAGGAACCGGCAGATCCGAAAGCTCGGGGCCCAGAGGAGTAGGGCCGGGTCTCAGGCAGGCCGCCGTCAGCAAGAGCAGAAGCCCGAGTGCGATCAGGGAGTTTCTCACGCAATCCATCCAGAATTCAGGTTTCAAAAGAAGCTGCCGAGAATTATCACAGCCCCCCAAGCTTGTCAAACAAGCCCTTGATCTTGTGAAAGATAGCTAAAATCTGCTGAGAAGAAAGAGTTCCACCCCGTCAAATGCGGGTTCGTAACGGCAGACCCCGCCCACGCAGAGATACCCGGAGCGGCGGCCACCCACTCCCAGGCGCAGTTCATGGTGCTTGCCCAGGTGCCTTGCGAACTGCACACCGGTCCAGCGTGTCCGCTCTTTTTCCTGCCTCTCCCAGATCTGCTGATCCCTTGACCAGTTCAGAAACTCGGTGTAGAGGGACAAACTCCAGCCGTCCCAGTCCTGATACTCCAGCATCAGGAACTCGTCATCGTACTGGCCAACGATGTCAGAGTTCTTGTGTTGATGCTCCCACTGGAAAGTCCAGTTGCCATGCTCGCTGCTGATATGGAGATCCATCACCAGAGTCAGATAATAGTCCAGACTCCAGCGTGCAAGAGAATCACTGGCGGCCACCTGTTGGAAGTCAAGCATCAAGTGCAGGGGCGCATCAAGAGCGGCCAGAGTCCCATCCCACTCGAGGAAGGACTCCCGGAACTCCCCGTCCAGCTTGCCCTCTTCCAGAGACCGACTCTCTGCATAGGAAACGGTGAAGATCCCTTTCGAAGTACTGGCCGAGAGGTCCAGCAGGATTCCCTGTTCGTCCTCCGGGTCGAGTTCGTGGGGATGCCGGTTCAGCAGCGTCGCCCGCGCGTCATGCAGAAGAACCGGAGGCTGGTTCATGAGCTTGCCGTCATGGGTCTTCAAGGCAAAGTTCTCGTACTGTTTCAGGGCTCCAAAAGCCGTAAAGGGCCCCGACTGCCAGGAAGCTTCCAGGACATGACCCTGCCCGTTCTCCCGTCCCGGTCCCCGCAGCTTCCGGCCTCCCTCCCAGTCCAGAGAGAAGGTCTCATTCTGAAAACCCGCACGAAGGGACTGCATCTGGGGGGAGAATTCCGAACCATCCTCCATGACCAGAGCACTGCCCCCGAAATGATGGCAATTCAAGCGGTAGTCAAAGTCCAGGCCGCTAATCCGGTCCCCGCGCTTGCGCTCGCCCGTTTCCATTTGACCATTTTCCACGCGCCCCGTCAGAAGAGAGGCAGTCCAGTTCTCTTCCTCCTGCTCAAGAAGCAGTCCATCCAGATTCGTGTCCACTCGCAGATCCCGGTTCTCAAAACTGCGGAGAACCATCCCCCGACCGAAGAGCTTGGTGAAAGTACCGACCCTCAGCCTGCTCTTCCCCATCGTGAACTCCGCAAAGCGGTGACTCAAGCCCTCGCTGGCTTTCCCGTCCGTACTCACCGTGGGGTCAGGCGGAGAGAAGGAGGAATATCTCAGCCCGAATCTCCAGGCCTCGCCATAGAGATCCAGATCCAGCCAATCCTCGATGATGTCGATCTCCCTTTCGGGGTCGTGGCTTGCCTGAAGCTCATTGGAGGCCATCAGGGAGAAATCCTGCGCAAACACAGGCAGGGCCAGAGGCAGCACCAAAAGGCAGAGGGAACTAGTTTTCACGGCTCTTGTCCTCCGGGACGGATAGCGCGGGCAGTTCTTTTTCCAGGAGCGCCTCCCAGCGTTTTACGGTTTTGGGAGGAAAACCCGTCTGCAAATCCAGCATCCGGCCATCGGGGGCAATGAGGACATTGTAGGGAACTCCCCGCCCCCCCATCATCCGCAAGGCCTTCTGGTTCGGATCCGTGTAGACCGGAAACTGGAATCCGTGGCGCTTGACGAAGGGCTTTACCTGTTTCTGCGTTCGCGGATCATCGATACAGACCGTCAGGAGGGTCAGCCCCCGCTCTTCCCACTGCTCGTGGAATTTCTCGATCTGGGGAAGCTCGGCAAGACAGGGCTTGCACCAGGTCGCCCAGAAGTTCAGGAGAACGGCCTCTTCTCCCAGGAAGTCATCGAGTTTGTGCTTCTTCCCGGACAAGTCCTGAAGAATCACATCCGGAGCCCTGCGCGCTTTCTCCGCCAGTGCAGAAAAAGCCATCAGAAGGACAAGAACACACAGGAGAATCCTCTTCATTGCGATTCCTTTCGCAGAATGCTGATCAAGCAATCTATTTCAGCAGGAGCATCCGGCCCGTGGCCTGCCCCGCATCTCCCTGAATTCGATAGAGGTAGACTCCGCTGGACAGGGCCCTTCCCCCCGCATCCTCCGCCTGGAAAGGCAGCCGGTTGCTTCCCTCATGAACCGTGAGCAGGCGTTGCTCGATAAGTCTCCCCTCAGGCGAGTAAATCAGCAAGGTTGCCAGGCCTGCAAGCTCTGAATCGAAGACGATTTCCGTCTTTGGGTTAAAGGGGTTTGGGAAGTTTCCGCGAAGGAGCAGACCCGCAGCAAAGTCCCCGGGATCCACGCCCACCAGATTCTCGTGTACGCCCCGCAGTTGATAGGACTCGCTGTGGGTGAGCGGAATGTCTGCGACCGTCATGTCCACAGTGCCCACGCCCTCGACAGCGCCAAGATTGATATAGACCCGCAGTTCGGAAATCCCGAGACCTGCGATGTTTGCAATCACATCATGCACCGTGGGACCGTAACAGAATCCGTCCACGCAGATCATGGCCATCCAGTCAGCGGGCAGGGCCTCCGACTTGTGGATATCAAAGTCGGCGGCGGAAGCCCCGAGATTGCTGATGTAGGCGTAGTAGGTCAACTGCTCGTAATCCGCGCCCGCATCGGCCAGTTCCACGGTCGTCACCGTAAAGGGAGGAATGGAGGCAAATCCGGAATGGTAGGCCCGCAGGACAAGATCTTCGATGTCAGCACCGCGACCGGCGGAGAGATCCAGCAACACGCGACCTTCATCGGGGACATCATCCAGATTCACATAGAGCTTCAGTTCCGTGCTGCCCCCCGGAGCCAGATCAAAGGTGACCGTGTTCTGCGAAGGGCTATAGCAATAATCATCCAGACAGATCATCGAAAGCCAGCCGGAGGGCAGAGAGCCTTCATCCTTGCTCAGGGTGAAAGACTGGGAAACGGGAGCCAGGTTCCGGATGTTCGCAAGGAAGGTCAACTGCTCATAGTCTCCTCCCACGGCACTGAGGACCTGAGGCTCAAAGAAGAACTCCACCGGTGAGTCCTCGTGCACCCCCACGACCTCATAGTCTTCCCGCAGGGTTTCCGGATTGTCGGCCACACTCATTGCCACTCTTCCCACGCCCGTAGCCACTCCGACATTCATGTAGAGGCTCAGGATTTCCAGAGCCCCCGGATCCACACTGGCCATGACATCGTAAACTTCCGGACCGTAGCAGGTAACCCCCACGCAGATCAGGCTGATCCAGTCTGCGGGAAGATCGTTGACCTTCGAGATATCAAAGCTGAGAGCGGCTTCACCCAGATTGCTGATGTAGGAGTAAAAGGTCAGCTGCTCGCCGGTTCCTCCCACCTCATTGAGATTCAGTGGCGTTACGGTAAAGTCGGGAATGTCACTGCTCCCACTGTGCCAGGCTTGAAGAGGCAGCCCCGTGAACCCGTCACCAGCACTGCTGGAAAGGTCCATGGTCATGCTACCGGAAACCGGAGAGTCGGAGAGGTTCATATAAAGATGGAGAGTCTCACTGGCTCCGGGTGCAAGATCGAAGCTGGCCTCATCCACTTCCGGCCCATAGCAGTAATCCCCGACACAAATCAGTCCCATCCAACCGGCAGGAAGATCCTCATCGTGCTTTCCTACGGTGAGAGTGATCAATTCAGTGCCCGTGTTTTCCACGACTGACTGAAAATCAATCTGTTCGTAGTCACCGGCCACTGCCGAGACAAGCGATGGCGTGAAACTGAAGCTGTCCTCAGCCAGGGTCGGAACAGTGAGAAGAGAGATCATACAAAGCGTGAATAGCATGCTACGCATCAGGGTCCTCCAGAGTTGTCTTCCATGGCTGCGTCAAGAATGAGTTGATCCCCGGACGAGCTTTGCACAAAGGCTGCCGCCCGGAGACTGTCGGGGTTTACTTCATTGAAGTCGGGGGTGAAAACCACCAAGGCGGAAAAGGACTCGCCCACATTCAAGGAGATCGGAATACCGAGGGCACCGCTCTCACTGTTCACATGCCGCACTGAGTTCAGAAACTCGGTTTGACCGTTGTCTGCGGCATATTCCACATGGGTTTCGTATAGAAGAAGGTAAAGCCTCCAGGCTCCGGCTCCCGGATCCAGAAGCACCTCCCCCTCGGCGCTGACCGTAATCTCACTCTCGGAGCTGTGACTCTCTACCTGTAGCGAGAGAGAGGGTTCGGCAAGAAGCCGATACTCTGCGGCCGCACGGATGGCATCACTGTCAAAGGGATCCCCGACTACGGCTCCATCCACACGGATGTTCGGGGCGGAGGAGATCCCATAGAACTGGTAACGCTGATTCTGCATAGCGGGATTGTACTGATAGAATGGATCCCCCCACTGGGGCCAAAAGACATGGAAGGCCAAAGGAAGAACCTCTCCGGAGATCACCTCCACCGCCTCCCAGAGCGCCTCATCCGCCTGTGGGCAGGTCGAGCAGTCCGTGTTCGAGAAATCCTCGATAATCACCAGGCGCTGAACTTCCTCCGGCAATTCTTCTGCAAGGAAGGTCAGGGTATCGTGGCTTCCGGCATGCAGGGACAAACTGGTTTCAGCGGGGCTGAAAAGGAAACCATCCTGCTCAAGTGCAAAGAGATAGGACTCTCCTCCCGGCAGTTCCAGTTGCAGGGGAATCGTCCCTTCCTGCAGGTTTCCCGCAACCCTCAGGCTGGCCCCTTCATGCGAGAGACCCGCCTCATCGCGAGCTTCAAGCCAGAGAAAGGCAGAGTCCGAAGGATCCGGAGCCAGAGGGTCCTCCTGACCACAGACAGTAACCTGCAGGAGAAAAATCAGGGGAGCCATGAGAAGAAGACGCACAAATAACCTTCACTTTTCGCGAGGGCGGAAAGTTCTAATTGCCTAGGTTAACAATAGGATACCAGAAATAACCAAGCCTCGCAAGGAAGAGACTCCGGGGGTATCAGACAGGGCTGCCCAGCGTTGCGGCGATCGCCAATCTCTGCTCCAGTCCCAGTTCCAGAGCTTCCAGCAGTTGGGGCCGAGACACCCTTTCCACATCGTCCAAAGCGGCAATACTTTGCGAGAGGGAACGCACCTTGAGACGGAGACGAAAGCTGGATCCCAGAGATTCGAGTTGCCGGTCCAGCCAGTCAGATTCCGGTTTTTCAATCCTGGGGGAACTCTGGAGCAGTCGTATTCTCGACTCCAGGACCCTTGATCTGGCGGTCCTTCTTCCCTGCTCCTTTTCCCTGGAAGGACTCCAGGGAGGAACTTCCAGAACAAGGTCCAGACGATCGAGGAGGGGGCCGGAAACTTTACCCAGATAGCGCCGGACCTGTGAAGGCATGCATCGGCAGTGTTCTTCTCCCCGCAAGCTCTGCCCACAGGGGCAGGGGTTCATGGCCGCCACCACTTGAACTCTGGCCGGCCACCGGATCCTGCCAGCGCCTCGACTCAGTACAAAGGAGCCACTTTCAAGAGGACCCCGAAGCGCCTCCAGAACATTGCGATGGAACTCTGGAATCTCATCCAGAAATAGAAGGCCCTGATGGGCAAGGCTCAATTCCCCCGGCCTTCCGCCCCGCCCCGTTGATCCGAGGAAACCGGCCAGACTGATCCCGTGGTGAGGGTTTCGAAAGGGACGAGGGCCGGGAACAGAAAGCGGCAGTCCGGCCAGTGAACGCAAGGCCATCACTTCCCGCTTTTCCTCGGGAGCAAGGTCCGGCAGAAGTGTCGCCAGAGTCCGGGCAAGAAGTGTCTTGCCATTTCCTGGAGACCCGACCAGAAGCAGGTGATGCCCGCCAAGGGCCGCCAGCTCCAGCACCCGCTCAAGGCGCGGAAGCCCTTCGATCAGGGGCAATGGTTCCGGTTCTCCGGGAGAGTGGCTGCTGCTATTCCCGGTGGAGATAGGCAATCGAGCCTCCCTCTTTTTTTCCACCCACTCGATCACCTCGCGTAGATTGTCCAGCACCCTGACGGGAATGCCCTCGATGAGAGCAGCTTCCTCCCGGTTGCCCGAAGGGAGCAAGACCCCCGCAGCTCCCGCCTTCCTGGCAGCATAGGCAAGAGCCAGAGCACCGCGAACCGGGCGAAGGCTTCCATCGAGAGCCAGCTCTCCGAGAATCCACCAGTCTTTCCCTCGTTGCGCCCTGACTTGTCCGGAAACTTCCAAAAGACCCAGAGCGATTGCAAGATCAAAGGAAGCACCTTCCTTCGGCTCTTCTGCAGGCGCGAGATTGACCGTGGCCCTGCCCCTTGGCGGAGAAAAGCCGTTCTCTTTCAGGGCGCCCAGAACCCTGTCACGGCTCTCCCTGGTTGCCGCGCCGGCCAGACCCACCAGAGCGAGAAAGGGAATTCCCCGACTGAACTGAACCTCCACTCGAACCGGAATCGCCTCCAGCCCGCGGAGACTTCCTCCACTCCAGCGACAGTGCATCTAGACCTCCTTCCGGGGACTTGCAAATCACGAGCCGGTGGATTTGAAGCCCGGCAGAAGGAAACAGGCCGATTTGGAAAACTTGCCGGACAGTTCCCAAAAATGCGTCCAGACTCTTGACGCAGTCCCCTCGAGTTTTGCATTCTTGGGCTGTTCCCATTTAGGACTTTCCGATTGAGGTCAGAAGAGGATGAGCGAAGAAACCAGGTTGGTGAACTGCGAAGAATGTGGCGGCACCGGAATGGTCGAAGACGACGAGTGCAGCTTCTGCATGGGTAATGGAAAAGTGGAGGTCGACGAAGAGGAGACCTGGGATGTTTCCGAGACCGGCGAGGTCGCCACAGATGTGGACGAAGGGGATCTCGAGGAAATGGACGAGATCCTCGAGCCTCTCGAAGAAGAGGACTTCTAGTTCAGGCAATCCCCCGGTAATGTTCCAACTGCAGTTGTCCGCCTTCGGGGCATCCGTCAATGGTGATCAGGTCCAGCCGCATTTCTCCATTCCAATGCATCCGGCACTGCACTCTCTGCATCGCGGAATGAAGCCTGCGCAATTTCCCGGGATGCATACTGTCGAGTGAAGTACCGAAGGACCTGCCGCTTCGCATCCTCACTTCCACGAGAACCAGACAGTCCCCTTCTCTTGCAAGGAGATCAATCTCGTGGCGATCCACGATCAGGTTCCTTGAGAGAATGACATGGCCTGTCATCTCCAGAAAGCTCTCTGCCATCCTCTCCCCGAGCCTTCCGAGAAGAGCGCGACGATTTCTCTTCGAGGATTCGCCCAAGAAAACTCCTTCGATGAATCGGGCAGGGGCCGTGAAGACGAATCGCATCCTCATGGGAGGAGGAACCGTAGCCTTTGTGAGAGTCGAAACCGTAGTCGGGATATTGGAGGGAAATTGATTTCATCCAGCGGTCCCGATGCACCTTCGCAAGAACGGAGGCCGCAGCAATGGAGAGGCTTCTGCGGTCACCCCCCACATGAGCCTCCGAAGGGGGCAAACCGGAAGGGCAGTGATTGCCGTCTACCAGAAGAAGCTCGGGCTGTAGCGGAAGTTGCATAACCGCTTCTCTCATGACATGGTCCACCGCCTTGCGAATCCCGACCCGGTCGATCTCACCGGCAGGAAGGTCTGCGATGGCCCAGGCCAGTGCTTCCTTCCGGATTTCCTCCGCCCACTTCTCTCGAGCCGCCGGCCCCAGCTTCTTGGAATCATCCAGTCCCGGCGCATGAAAGTCGCGGGGAAGAATCACGGCGGCCGCAGTTACCGGACCTGCCAGGGGTCCTCTGCCCACCTCGTCAACACCTGCGAGAATACGGCCCTTCGCTCGATCCCTGTCAAAGTCGCGAAGTTCCCGGAAACGCTGAAGGAGAAGCCGCTCACCGGCCTCCTGTCTTCGCAAGAGAGAGGCCAGATTCTGACGACCCTTCCGGGGATCCTTTTCAAGAAGGAGAATCCAGGGCTCCCGCTCTTCGAAGGGAAGAGATTCGAGATACTTCCTTTGAAGAGGGAGCGGGGAAGCAAGAAAGCTCTCCGGTTTATCCCATGAAAAGACCGGAACCTCAGGAAGGTCCCGGTCAATATTCATGTTCCTCTCCACCCTGACTACTTGCTGTCCCTGCGCTCGGAGATCCGGGCCTTCTTGCCCTTCAGCTTTCTCAGGTAGTAGAGCTTGGAGCGGCGAACCTTGCCGCGGCTGAGGACTTCGAGTTCGCTGATGCTCGGGCTGTGCAGGGGGAATACCCGTTCAACGCCCACACCCCCGGAGATCTTTCTCACGGTGAAGGTCGCGGCTGCACTGCTCCCGCGGCGCTGAATCACTGTCCCCTGGAAGGGCTGATAACGTTCCTTGCTGCCTTCGACAACCCGGACCCTGAAGCGTACGGTGTCCCCCACATTGAAGTCGGGAAATTCGTTTCTCATTTGCTGGCTGTTGATCGTGTCGACGATGTTCACCGTCTACCTCCGGTCTACAACCCGGGTTCATCCGGGTCTTCATGATTCAACGAAGGAAGCAGGTCCGGCCGATGTTCTTCCGTAAGAAGCCGGGACTGTTCTTTTCGCCACTCCTCGATTTTTGCGTGGTTCCCGCTCAAAAGCAATTTGGGAACCGTCAGACCCCGAAACTCCTCGGGGCGAGTGTAATGGGGCCAGTCAAGCAGGCCCATCTTGTCCTCTCCAAAGGAATCCGTTTCCGCAGATTCCAGATCACCCATCACATCCGGGAGAAGTCGAACGACCGAGTCGATCACTGCCGCTGCGGCCGGTTCCCCTCCCGTCAGAATGTAATCCCCGAGAGAAATCTCCTCGCTGATCACCAGATCGCGAACTCTCTCGTCGATTCCCTTGTAGCGCCCGCATAGCAGGGTAATTTCCGCTTCCCGGCTCAGACGCTGGGCTGTCTCCTGCTTGTAGGGACGGCCTCTGGGAGAAAGGAAAATCACCGGATGACCCGGATGATCGCTTTTCTCCTGAATCGACTCGATGGCTTTCACCAGAGGTTCCACCATCAGGATCATTCCTGCGGCGCCTCCATAAGGCGCATCATCAATCGTTCCGTGGCGATCTTTCGCAAAATCCCTTGGATTTACGAAACGGTACTCGACCACCTGGTTCCGGATCGCTCGGCCGAGAATCCCCGTTTGGACAGCCGTTTCCAGAAAGTCCGGAAAAAGCGTGACCACGTTGATGACCATGGCCCTCCTAGAGATCCAGCAGACCGTCGGGAGGATCAATCAGAATCCGGTGTTCTTTCAAATCCAGATCCCTGACGATCGGCTCCACGAATGGAATCCGGTACATCTTCTCCTCGCCCTGAACCAGCAGGAGATGCTGGGCCGGGATCATTTCCAGACCCCGAACTTCCCCGAGTTTTTGTCCATCGGGGAGAAGAACCTGAAATCCGGCAATCTGAAAGGGCAGGACTTCCGGTGGATCCTCCACATCAAGGGTTTCCCCCTCAAAAACGAGGATCCAGTCCCGATGACTCTCCGCTTCTTCCAGACTTTCAATCCCTTCCAGCCCCAGAACCCAACAGTTTCCTGCTGGACGCCTGGACAGGATTCTTGCGGGCTTCCCAAGATCCGCCCCCTCAAGCCGAAGCTGAGCGGAATCAAGAACCTCGGGCCAGAAGTCCTGGGAAAGGAGAAGCTTGAACTCGCCTTTCAGTCCGACTGATCGGACGACCCGACCCAATTCCAGTCGCACGAGACCTAGTCCAGTTCCCGAATCCGAAGAAAGACCCTACGGTCTTCCTGGTGACTCTTCGTGGAGAGAAGCGTCCGGATGGCCTCTGCCGTCTTCCCGTGACGACCGATCACCCTTCCCAAGTCCTTCTGTTCTACCAAAAGGGTATAGGTCAGATCCCCTTCGCTCTCTTCCATCTCGATCTGGACTTTCTCCGGGAAGTCCGCCAGAGAGTCAGCAACAAAGCGTATCAACTGATCCATCGCTACGTCTCTTCCGAAGCTTCGGGGGCGGCTTCCTCTGCGGGAGCCTCCTCGGCGCCAGCTTCTTCTTCAGTCCCGGCTTCTTCCGCGGGAGTTTCTTCCGCAGCCGCCGCTTCCTCGGCAGCCTTGGCGGCCGCCGCTTCTTCCTCGGCAGCCTTGGCAGCAGCTTCTTCGGCAGCCTTGGCCGCGGCCTCTTCCGCTGCCTTGGCAGCCGCAATGTCCGTCTTCTTCTGGGCCTTCTTGTCAGCGCGGCTCAGACGGCCTTCTTCAGGCTTGGGCTGTTTGCTCTTCCATTCCTCCAGGCGACTGTCCAGTTCCTCCGGGGAAACG from Candidatus Krumholzibacteriia bacterium harbors:
- a CDS encoding TlpA disulfide reductase family protein; amino-acid sequence: MKRILLCVLVLLMAFSALAEKARRAPDVILQDLSGKKHKLDDFLGEEAVLLNFWATWCKPCLAELPQIEKFHEQWEERGLTLLTVCIDDPRTQKQVKPFVKRHGFQFPVYTDPNQKALRMMGGRGVPYNVLIAPDGRMLDLQTGFPPKTVKRWEALLEKELPALSVPEDKSREN
- a CDS encoding T9SS type A sorting domain-containing protein, with protein sequence MRSMLFTLCMISLLTVPTLAEDSFSFTPSLVSAVAGDYEQIDFQSVVENTGTELITLTVGKHDEDLPAGWMGLICVGDYCYGPEVDEASFDLAPGASETLHLYMNLSDSPVSGSMTMDLSSSAGDGFTGLPLQAWHSGSSDIPDFTVTPLNLNEVGGTGEQLTFYSYISNLGEAALSFDISKVNDLPADWISLICVGVTCYGPEVYDVMASVDPGALEILSLYMNVGVATGVGRVAMSVADNPETLREDYEVVGVHEDSPVEFFFEPQVLSAVGGDYEQLTFLANIRNLAPVSQSFTLSKDEGSLPSGWLSMICLDDYCYSPSQNTVTFDLAPGGSTELKLYVNLDDVPDEGRVLLDLSAGRGADIEDLVLRAYHSGFASIPPFTVTTVELADAGADYEQLTYYAYISNLGASAADFDIHKSEALPADWMAMICVDGFCYGPTVHDVIANIAGLGISELRVYINLGAVEGVGTVDMTVADIPLTHSESYQLRGVHENLVGVDPGDFAAGLLLRGNFPNPFNPKTEIVFDSELAGLATLLIYSPEGRLIEQRLLTVHEGSNRLPFQAEDAGGRALSSGVYLYRIQGDAGQATGRMLLLK
- a CDS encoding DUF1223 domain-containing protein, encoding MAPLIFLLQVTVCGQEDPLAPDPSDSAFLWLEARDEAGLSHEGASLRVAGNLQEGTIPLQLELPGGESYLFALEQDGFLFSPAETSLSLHAGSHDTLTFLAEELPEEVQRLVIIEDFSNTDCSTCPQADEALWEAVEVISGEVLPLAFHVFWPQWGDPFYQYNPAMQNQRYQFYGISSAPNIRVDGAVVGDPFDSDAIRAAAEYRLLAEPSLSLQVESHSSESEITVSAEGEVLLDPGAGAWRLYLLLYETHVEYAADNGQTEFLNSVRHVNSESGALGIPISLNVGESFSALVVFTPDFNEVNPDSLRAAAFVQSSSGDQLILDAAMEDNSGGP
- a CDS encoding DUF6029 family protein; this encodes MKTSSLCLLVLPLALPVFAQDFSLMASNELQASHDPEREIDIIEDWLDLDLYGEAWRFGLRYSSFSPPDPTVSTDGKASEGLSHRFAEFTMGKSRLRVGTFTKLFGRGMVLRSFENRDLRVDTNLDGLLLEQEEENWTASLLTGRVENGQMETGERKRGDRISGLDFDYRLNCHHFGGSALVMEDGSEFSPQMQSLRAGFQNETFSLDWEGGRKLRGPGRENGQGHVLEASWQSGPFTAFGALKQYENFALKTHDGKLMNQPPVLLHDARATLLNRHPHELDPEDEQGILLDLSASTSKGIFTVSYAESRSLEEGKLDGEFRESFLEWDGTLAALDAPLHLMLDFQQVAASDSLARWSLDYYLTLVMDLHISSEHGNWTFQWEHQHKNSDIVGQYDDEFLMLEYQDWDGWSLSLYTEFLNWSRDQQIWERQEKERTRWTGVQFARHLGKHHELRLGVGGRRSGYLCVGGVCRYEPAFDGVELFLLSRF
- a CDS encoding KH domain-containing protein — encoded protein: MDQLIRFVADSLADFPEKVQIEMEESEGDLTYTLLVEQKDLGRVIGRHGKTAEAIRTLLSTKSHQEDRRVFLRIRELD
- a CDS encoding YifB family Mg chelatase-like AAA ATPase: MHCRWSGGSLRGLEAIPVRVEVQFSRGIPFLALVGLAGAATRESRDRVLGALKENGFSPPRGRATVNLAPAEEPKEGASFDLAIALGLLEVSGQVRAQRGKDWWILGELALDGSLRPVRGALALAYAARKAGAAGVLLPSGNREEAALIEGIPVRVLDNLREVIEWVEKKREARLPISTGNSSSHSPGEPEPLPLIEGLPRLERVLELAALGGHHLLLVGSPGNGKTLLARTLATLLPDLAPEEKREVMALRSLAGLPLSVPGPRPFRNPHHGISLAGFLGSTGRGGRPGELSLAHQGLLFLDEIPEFHRNVLEALRGPLESGSFVLSRGAGRIRWPARVQVVAAMNPCPCGQSLRGEEHCRCMPSQVRRYLGKVSGPLLDRLDLVLEVPPWSPSREKEQGRRTARSRVLESRIRLLQSSPRIEKPESDWLDRQLESLGSSFRLRLKVRSLSQSIAALDDVERVSRPQLLEALELGLEQRLAIAATLGSPV
- a CDS encoding ribonuclease HII yields the protein MNIDRDLPEVPVFSWDKPESFLASPLPLQRKYLESLPFEEREPWILLLEKDPRKGRQNLASLLRRQEAGERLLLQRFRELRDFDRDRAKGRILAGVDEVGRGPLAGPVTAAAVILPRDFHAPGLDDSKKLGPAAREKWAEEIRKEALAWAIADLPAGEIDRVGIRKAVDHVMREAVMQLPLQPELLLVDGNHCPSGLPPSEAHVGGDRRSLSIAAASVLAKVHRDRWMKSISLQYPDYGFDSHKGYGSSSHEDAIRLHGPCPIHRRSFLGRILEEKSSRSSRKARGEDGRELSGDDRPCHSLKEPDRGSPRD
- the trmD gene encoding tRNA (guanosine(37)-N1)-methyltransferase TrmD; this encodes MVINVVTLFPDFLETAVQTGILGRAIRNQVVEYRFVNPRDFAKDRHGTIDDAPYGGAAGMILMVEPLVKAIESIQEKSDHPGHPVIFLSPRGRPYKQETAQRLSREAEITLLCGRYKGIDERVRDLVISEEISLGDYILTGGEPAAAAVIDSVVRLLPDVMGDLESAETDSFGEDKMGLLDWPHYTRPEEFRGLTVPKLLLSGNHAKIEEWRKEQSRLLTEEHRPDLLPSLNHEDPDEPGL
- a CDS encoding YraN family protein, with amino-acid sequence MAESFLEMTGHVILSRNLIVDRHEIDLLAREGDCLVLVEVRMRSGRSFGTSLDSMHPGKLRRLHSAMQRVQCRMHWNGEMRLDLITIDGCPEGGQLQLEHYRGIA
- the rimM gene encoding ribosome maturation factor RimM (Essential for efficient processing of 16S rRNA), whose protein sequence is MGRVVRSVGLKGEFKLLLSQDFWPEVLDSAQLRLEGADLGKPARILSRRPAGNCWVLGLEGIESLEEAESHRDWILVFEGETLDVEDPPEVLPFQIAGFQVLLPDGQKLGEVRGLEMIPAQHLLLVQGEEKMYRIPFVEPIVRDLDLKEHRILIDPPDGLLDL
- the rplS gene encoding 50S ribosomal protein L19; this encodes MNIVDTINSQQMRNEFPDFNVGDTVRFRVRVVEGSKERYQPFQGTVIQRRGSSAAATFTVRKISGGVGVERVFPLHSPSISELEVLSRGKVRRSKLYYLRKLKGKKARISERRDSK